The sequence below is a genomic window from Microbacterium sp. SORGH_AS_0888.
CACTCGGGGGTTCTCGATGCCGGGGCGACGGCTCGGATCAGCCGGCGTCGTCGACCGTCAGCGAGGTGTACGAGATGCTCAGACCCGCGGGAAGGTCCGGCTCGAGCTGCTGGTACTGGTAGGGGAAGTCGACGGGAAAGCTCTTGCCCGCCACCGGTCCCGAGCCCTCGTAGTGGAACGAGTAGCGGCCCGGAAGCAGCACGATCTGCTGCGAGTCGCGAGCGAACGGATAGGCCACGTCGTCGGAGACGACCAGGTTTCCCGGCGTCCCCTCCCCCGTGTATCCCGCGACGGACATCCCCTGGAACAGCCAGCCGGTGATGCGCGGCGACGACTGCCCCCGAAGGAACCCCAGCTTGATCTCGCGGTCGTCACCGGCCAGCTGGAAGCGGACGTCGACGTACACCTCGGTGTCGGAGGTCTCGACCGCGCTGACGATGGTCGCCTTCGTCGGCCTCGCCTCGGCCTTCTCGTAGAAGACGTCGGTCGCCGCATCGGGCCGGATGCCGAGATCCCCCGTCGTGAGCGCGAGCGCGCTCGATGCCGCACCGCGTTCGAGCGCCGACATGAACTGCCGTGCCACATCGATCTCGGCGGAGTACGCGTCGGACCCGTACGGCGCCTCCGGGCCGCACCCCGCCAGCAGGGCGACGACGAGCCCCACGGCACCGATCACTCCGGCCCGACGCAGGCGCGTGCTCACGATCGCCGCCATCTCAGGCGAGCCGCGCAACCGGCCAGGAGCCGAAGTCGGTCCCCGAGACGTCGGATGCCGCCGCCCGGAAGCTCTCCAGCTTCTGGCTGGAGGTCATGACGAACTCGACGATCTTGTTCACGATGTCCTTCACGAGCGTGAGGACGCGGGCGACGGCACACGCAGTTGCTCGGTCCACTGCCGCTGGGCGCGCTCGTAGGCGTCGGACGCCTCGCCGCTCCACCGATCACGCAGCGTCGACACCAAGAACCCACGACGAACCGGGCGGGGATGTGGATAACGGACCCCTCAGGGGGCCATGCCGGCCGCTGCGGGCTTGAACCCCGCACGCACGTTCTCGCAGCAGCCGGGCCGGCACACGTCGAACCAGGGTCCGAGATCGGTCACATGGGGGCGATCGGCCACCGGGAGCCCCTGCAGACGCTCCTCGACGAGATCCACGAGGCCGGCGACATAAGCCGGGTCGACGCCCGGCGTGGGCGCACGGACGACCCGCAGCCCCGCTTCCTCGGCCGCCTCCACCGCCTCGGTGTCGAGGTCCCACAGGACCTCCATGTGGTCGCTGACGAAGCCGACAGGAACCACGACGACGGCCTCGGCTCCCCGTCCGGGAAGCTCGGCGATCACGTCGCAGACATCGGGTTCCAGCCACGGCTGCGACGCGGGGCCCGAACGGGACTGGAACACCAGCTCCCACGGCGTGGCCGCAGCATCCGGGATGGCCGCCACCACCTGCGCCATGACGTAGGCGGCCACGGCCTCGTGCTGCGCCTGATAGGCGCCGCCGGGCCCGAAGTCGACGTCGCGCGGGCCCGATCGCTGCGCATCGGCCGTCGGGATGCTGTGGGTCGAGAAGAGGATCGCGATGCGCTCCGCGGCGACGCCCTCCTCGACGATGCCGCGCACGGCGTCCGTCACCCCCGCGACGAAAGGGGCGACGAAGCCGGGGTGGTCGAAGAACTGCCGCACCTTGTCGATCGTGACGCGGTCGCCGAGACCGGTCTCGGTGAGCACGCGTGCGTAGTCCTCGCGGTACTGACGGCAGCTCGAGAAGGAGCTGTAGGCGCTCGTGGCGATCGCCAGCAGCGTCGTGTCGCCGGCGGTGGCGGCCTCGGTCACGGCCTCGCTGAGATAGGGCGCCCAGTTGCGGTTGCCCCAGTAGACGGGGAGGTCGATGCCGCGGCGGGCGAGCTCGGCCTCCAGGGCCGCCTTGAGCGCGCGGTTCTGCGCGTTGATCGGGCTGACGCCGCCGAAATGCCGATAGTGGTGCGCGACCTCCTCCAGCCGCTCATCCGGGATGCCGCGGCCGCGCGTGACGTTGCGCAGGAACGGGATCACGTCGTCCTGCCCCTCGGGGCCGCCGAAGCCGGCGAGGAGGATGCCGTCGTAGGCGACCGGCACGGTGACGTGGGCGGGGCCGGCGGACGCCGCCGCGGAGGCGAACGGCACGGGCGCGGACGACAGGGGCTCGGTGTCGATCGTTGTCACCCCTCCATCCTCGCACCGCCGCGGGACGGGAATCGCAGGATGTCTCGGCGACGACGATATGATGGATCCATCATGCCGATAAGTCACCGAGAGCGTCCGCTCTACGAGATCAAGGCGAACCTCTTCAAAGGACTCGCCCACCCGCTGCGCATCCGCATCCTCGAGCTGCTCTCGACCGCGCCCGAGGTGAGCGTCGCCGACCTCCAGCGCGAGACCGGGCTCGAGGCCTCCCACCTCTCCCAGCACCTGTCCGTGCTCCGGCGTCACCGTCTCGTCACGAGCGAGCGGCGGGCGAGCCACGTCTTCTACCGCCTGGCCGAGCCCCGGGTCGCCGATCTCCTCGCGACCGCACGGGCACTGCTGCTCGACATCGTCGCCGCCGACGGAGATCGCGCGGCCGCGGCCGCCGCGCTCCCCCGCATCGAGGTCGCGGGATGACGCGGCTGGCGCGCGCGGGCGCCGCCGCCAGAGCCCTGCTGCCGGGGCCCCGCGACTACCGGATGCTGCGCCGCACCTGGCGCGGCGACCTGGTCTCCGGCGTCACGGTCGGCATCGTCGCGCTCCCCCTCGCGCTGGGGTTCGGCGTGAGCTCCGGCCTGTCGGCCGAGGCCGGACTCGTGACGGCGATCGTCGCGGGCGTCCTCGCCGCTGTCTTCGGCGGATCGAACGTGCAGGTCTCGGGACCCACCGGCGCCATGGTCGTCGTGCTCGTGCCCATCGTGGCCGCCCACGGCCCCGGCGCCGTCGTCGTGGTGACGCTGCTCGCGGGCGTGATCGTGCTCGCCGCCGGCGCTCTGCGGCTCGGACGCACCGTCTCGTTCATCCCCTGGCCGGTCATCGAAGGCTTCACCCTCGGCATCGCGGTCATCATCTTCATGCAGGAGGTGCCCTTCGCGACCTCCGGCCACACGGCCGCCGCCGGGGAGCACTCCTCCAACGCGATCGTCGCGGCGGTCCAGTCGATCCTCGCCGCCGACTGGACCTACGTGCCGTGGTCGCTCGCGGCCATCGCGATCGTGACGGCCTGCATGCTGCTGGCGCCCCGCATCCACCGCGCGATCCCCGGCTCGCTCGTGGGAATCGTGCTCGTCACGCTCCTCGCCCTCGTCGTCCCTACGCCTCTGGCTCGCATCGGAGCGCTCCCGGCCTCCCTGCCCGCTCCCGTGCTGCCCTCGCTGGACACGGCGACCCTGGGGGCGCTGCTGCTGCCCGCCGTGACGGTCGCCGCCCTCGCGGCGATCGAGTCGCTGCTCTCCGCGCGGGTCGCGGCATCCCTGGCCGACACCGGCCCCTACGATCCCGACAGGGAGCTGGTCGGACAGGGCATCGCCTCGATCGGATCGGCCATGTTCGGCGGCATGCCCGCGACGGGCGCGATCGCACGCACGGCGGTCAACGTGCGCTCGGGCGGACGCAGCCGGCTCGCAGCCATCGTGCACGCGATCGTGCTGCTGCTCGTCGTCCTGGTCATCTCGGGGCCCGTGGGATCCATCCCGCTCGCAGCTCTCGCCGGGGTGCTGATGGTCACCGCCGTGCGCATGGTGCAGCGGGCGACGGTCTCCTCCATCCTGCGATCCACGCGGGGCGACGCGATCCTCTTCGTCGTCACGGCGCTCGTCACCGTCTCCGTCGACCTCATCGTGGCGGTCGTGATCGGCGTCCTGTGCGCGGCCGTGTTCGCCCTGCGCAGCCTCTCGCGCGAGACGGCCGTCGTCCGCGAGCCGATCGCGGGCGCCCCTCAGCCGGGCGACGACCGGATCGCGGTCCTGCGACTGGACGGGCCGCTCTTCTTCGCCGCAGCCGAGCGTGTCTTCGACCACGTCACCCGCGTCGAGGGCGTCGAGGTCGTCGTGCTGCGGATGTCGCGTCTCGAGCTCGTCGACGCGACCGGAGCCCGCGTGCTCTCCGAGATCGTGCAGGCGCTCGAGCGCCGTGGCGTGACGGTGCTGATCAAGGGCGTGCAGCCCGGGCACGAGGAGCTGTTCCGCACGGTCGGCGTGCTCGCCTCGCTCCGGCATCACAGGCACCTGTTCACCGAGCTGGATGCCGCGATCGCGCACGCGCGCAGCCATGTCGCCCGCCACGCCGCCCCCGCCGGCTGACCCGTCGGGCATAGGGTGGACGGTGCGCCGTCCGACCCGGTGACGGCCTCCTTTTCCCCGAAACCCAGGGAGCGAAACGTGCCCGGAGAGAATCTCACCCGTATCGAGGCGCAGGAGCGCCGCGCCGTCGTGGACACGCAGTCCTACGACGTGGTGCTCGATCTGACCCGCGGGGCCGAGGTGTTCGGTTCGACGACGACCGTGCGCTTCACAGCGACCGAGGGCGCCTCGACGTTCATCGACCTGATCGCGCGCGACGTGCACCGGATCACGCTCAACGGTCGCGAGATCGACGCCTCCGCGGCCTTCGCAGAGAGCCGCATCGCGCTCGAAGGTCTGGCCGCCCAGAACGAGCTCGTGGTCGAGGCCGACTGCCTCTACACGAACACCGGCGAGGGCCTCCACCGGTTCGTCGACCCGGTCGACGGCGAGGTCTATCTGTACTCGCAGTTCGAGGTGCCCGATTCCCGCCGCATGTTCGCCGTGTTCGAGCAGCCGGACCTGAAGGCCGAGTTCCGCTTCACCGTGACGGCGCCCGTCGCGTGGAAGGTCGTGTCGAACTCGCCCACACCGGAGCCGGTGCCCGCCGGAGAGGGCACCGCGACCTGGGCGTTCGAGCCGACCCCGCGGATCTCGTCGTACATCACCGCGCTCATCGCGGGCCCGTACGAGGCGACCTTCTCGGAGCTGACGAGCGCCTCGGGCCGCGTCGTGCCGCTGGGCGTCTACGCCCGAAAGAGCCTGTGGCAGCACCTCGACGCCGACTACGTGTTCGAGAAGACGCGTCAGGGCTTCGCGTACTACGAGGAGAAGTTCGGCGTCCCCTACCCCTTCGCCAAGTACGACCAGCTGTTCGTGCCCGAGTTCAACGCGGGCGCCATGGAGAACGCGGGAGCGGTGACCTTCACCGAGACCTACGTGTTCCGCAGCAAGGTGACGGATGCCGTCAAGGAGCGCCGCGTCGTCACGATCCTGCACGAGCTGGCGCACATGTGGTTCGGCGACCTCGTGACCATGAAGTGGTGGAACGACCTCTGGCTGAACGAGTCGTTCGCCGAATGGGCGTCGACGATCGCGACCGCCGAGGCCACCGAGTGGACCGAGGCGTGGACGACCTTCAACGCGATGGAGAAGACCTGGGCCTACCGGCAGGACCAGCTGCCCTCCACGCATCCGGTCGTCGCCGAGATCACCGACCTCGAGGACGTGCAGGTCAACTTCGACGGCATCACCTACGCCAAGGGCGGATCGGTGCTCAAGCAGCTCGCCGCCTGGGTCGGCATCGAGGCGTTCTTCGCGGGAGTCGGGCGCTACTTCCAGAAGCACGCCTTCGGCAACACGGAGCTGCGTGACCTCCTGGTCGAGCTCGAGGCGACGAGCGGCCGCGACCTGTCCGGCTGGTCCAAGAAGTGGCTCGAGACGGCGGGCGTGAACACCCTCACCCCGTCGATCGACGAGGCCGCCGACGGCACCATCACGCGGTTCGCCATCATCCAGACGGCCCCGGCCGACTACCCGACGATCCGGCCGCACCGGCTCGGCGTCGGCTTCTACTCGCTGCGCGGAGACGAGCTGGTGCGCGTGCACCGCCTCGAGCTCGACGTCGACGGCGACCGCACGGACGTCGCCGAGCTCGTGGGACTGGCCCGCCCCGACCTCGTGCTGCTCAACGACGACGACCTGGCCTACGCCAAGATCCGCCTCGACGACCGGTCGCTCGCGACGGCGGTCGCGCACCTCGCCAAGATCACGGACCCGCTTGCCCGCTCGCTCGTGTGGGGCGCCGCGTGGGACCAGACGCGGGATGCCGAGGCCTCCGCATCCGCCTACATCGACCTGGTGCTGGGCAACATCGGCAGCGAGACCGAGTCGACGACCGTGCGCACGACGCTCGGCCAGCTGCAGCTGACGGCGAACTCCTACGTGGCGCCCGAGAAGCGGGAGCAGACGCGCGCGAAGGTCGCCGACGGCCTGTGGAACCTCGCGCAGGGGGCCGGGGCCGGCAGTGACAGCCAGCTGCAGTTCGTCACGGCCTTCGCCTCCGCGGCGGCGACGCCCGCGCAGTTCGAGACCGTGCGGGCGCTGCGCGACGGGGCGATCGTCCTCGACGGGCTCGAGATCGACGCCGACCTGTCGTGGGCGCTGCTGGTCTCGCTCGCCGCGGGAGGCGTCGTCACGACGGCCGACATCGACGCCGCGCTCGCTGCCGACAACACGGCCAAGGGCGGCGAGTTCGCCGCGCAGGCCAAGGCGGCCCTGCCGAGCGCGGACGCCAAGCGCGAGGCGTGGGACCGACTGGTCGAGCGCGACGAGCTGCCCAACACGGTGCTGCGCTCGGCCGCGGCGGGCTTCACCCACCCCGCGAGCCGCGACCTGCTGGCGGAGTACGTGACGCCGTACTTCGACATGCTGCTCCCGGTGTGGAACGGCCGCACCTACCAGATCGCGAGCTACCTGATCACGGGGCTCTACCCCGCACCGCTCGCGAACGCCGAGCTCCGTGACGCGACCCGGGCCTGGCTCGGGCAGAACGCCGACGCACCGGCGGCGCTGCGGCGCCTCGTGGCGGAGAACCTCGCCGGCGTGGAGCGCGCCCTCGACGTGCAGTCGCGCGACGCGGAGGACTGAGCCCGGCGAACGCTCTGCCTCGGGCACGGCCGACGTCGTTCCGTGGTACCCGGGCCCGCCCCGAAAGTGGTACCTCGGTCGGATGCGGCGGCACCCTCCCGCTCCGTAGCGTCGAGGACATGATCACCGCAGAAGGCCTCACCAAGAGGTTCGGAGACAAGACCGCCGTCGACGACGTCTCCTTCACCGTCCAGCCGGGCAAGGTCACGGGGTTCCTCGGACCCAACGGTGCCGGGAAGTCGACCACGATGCGCATGATCGTGGGGCTCGACCGCCCGACGGCCGGTCGCACCACGATCAACGGCCAGAGCTACGCGCAGCTGCGCGCTCCGCTCACCGAGGTCGGCGTGCTGCTGGACGCGAAGGCCGTGCACACCGGTCGCAGCGCCCGCAACCACCTGCGCGCCATGGCGGCGACCCACGGCATCCCCCACAGCCGGGTGGACGAGGTCATCGAGCTGACCGGCATCGCCGATGTGGCCCGCAAGCGCGCCGGCAAGTTCTCGCTCGGCATGGGACAGCGCCTCGGCATCGCGGCGGCGCTGCTCGGCGAACCGCACACGCTCATCCTCGACGAGCCCGTCAACGGACTCGATCCGGAGGGCGTGCGGTGGGTGCGCGAGTTCGTGAAGTACCTCGCCCGGCAGGGCAACACGGTGCTGCTCTCGAGCCACCTCATGAGCGAGATGGCGCAGACCGCCGACCACGTGATCGTGCTCGGCCGCGGCAAGGTCCTCGCCGACGCGCCGTTGGAGGACCTCGTCCGCGCCTGGACGACGCACACCGTCAGAGTGCGCAGCCCGCGCACGGCGGAGCTGGCCCAGGCCGTCGCCGGCGCCGAGGTCGAGATCGTCACGACGGGCCCGGACACCCTCGAGATCGCCGGGCTCCCCGCGGCGCGCATCGGCGACCTCGCCTCCGACCACGGCATCCCGCTCCACGAGCTCACCCCCATGACCGGATCGCTCGAAGACGCCTACCTGGCCCTCACCGTCGAGGCGATCGAGTACAAGACCAAGGAGATCGCATGAGCGCCGTGACCGCGACCGAGGTGCAGACCCGGACCTCGCCCCACCGCCTCTCGTTCGGTCGCGTCATCCGCAGCGAGACGATCAAGATCCTGACCCTCCGCTCCACCTGGTGGTCGCTCGGGATCGTCGCCGTCCTCTCGATCGGGTTCTCGCTCATGATCGCCGCCCAGTTGGCGGGGTCGTACCGGAACGCCGAGGAGGCGGGCGTCTCCTTCGACTACGCTCCGGTCATGGCGATCGTCGCGCCGACGCAGTTCACGATGCTGCTCGCCGGCGCGCTGGGCGCGATCGCGATCACCGGCGAGTACTCGACGGGCATGATCCGCTCGACCCTGACGGCCGAGCCGCGTCGCGGTGTCGTCCTGGCGGCGAAGGCGATCGTGGTCGCCGTCGTGCTGGCGGTGTCGAGCCTCGTCGTGTTCGGCCTGTCGGCGCTCGTCACCGCGCCTTCGCTGCAGTCGACGCCGATCGACTGGTCGACGCCGGAGCAGTCGATCCTGCCCATCGGCTACGGAGCACTCAGCATGGCGGTGTTCGCGATCATCGGGCTCTCGTTCGGCTTCGTCGTCCGCAACGGCGCCGGTGCCGTCGCCGCGACCGTCGGCATCCTGTTCGTGCTGCCCATCGTGACCAACATCTTCGGCGCCGTCGATCCCGCCTGGGCCTGGGTGGGCGATCTCGCCCGGCTCCTCCCGATGAACGCCGCCCAGGCGCTCATGTCGCCGGGCACGACGCCGGGCGGCCTCGACGACCCGACCGCGCTCCTCGCGCTCGGCGGGTGGTGCGCCGCGGGCCTCCTCGGCTCCTGGGCGGTGCTCCGCTCGCGCGACGCCTAGAGTCGATCCGTGCCGAAACGCCGCAGCCGCAGCATCGACGTCGCCCGCGACGACGAGCTGCGGCTGCCGCGTGCGCCGGGCGTCATCCGCCAGTTCTGGGTGCGGCACCCCGTCTTCGCGGACGTGGTGATCGCGGCCCTCGTCGTCTTCTTCTCGCTGGCGCCCGCGACCGCCGTCACCTCAGGGGTCCAGAACGCCCCTGGGTCGCAGGCCGTCGCTCCCCCGACAGCCGTCGCCACAGGCGTGCTGACGCTGCTCGCCTGTGCTGCGCTCCTGCTCCGGCGCCGGTGGCCGGTGCTCGTCACCGCGTGCGCGACCGTCGCGAGCCTCAGCCTCCTGCTGGTGCCGGAGACGATCGTCTCCGGGCCGGTCCTCATGGTCGCGATCTACGCCGTCCCGGTCTACTCGTCCACCCGACGGGCATGGACGACCTTCGCGGCGGTGTGCACCGCACTCCTGGCAGGGGCGCTCCTGGCCGCCCTGCTCGGATCGCCCGTCCACACGCCCCTCAACGTCGCGATCAACGGCATCGTCTCGGCACTGCTCGGCGTGCTCGTCGGCGTGAACATCGGCAACAGGAAACGCTACGTCGAGGGCATCATCGACCGGTCCCGCCAGCTGCTCGTCGAACGCGACCAGCAGGCGCAGCTCGCCGCGGCCGCCGAACGCACGCGCATCGCGCGCGAGATGCACGACATCGTCTCGCACAGCCTGACCGTCATCGTCGCCCTCGCGGAGGGCGCGACGGCGACGGCGGACCGGGAACGCGCCCGTGCGGTCACGGCGCAGGTCGCGGACACCGCGCGGGGTGCGCTCGTCGAGATGCGCGCGATGCTCGGTGTGCTCCGTGACGGCGACGCTGAGGACGCTCCCCTCGCCCCGCTCGTCGAGGACGCCGTGGGCACGGCCGTCCGTGCCGCGCAGCGCGCCGGGTTCCCCGTCACGCTGCGCACGACCGGGACGACCGACGGCCTCCCGCACGCCGTGCTGTTCGCCCTCGCCCGCGTCGTGCAGGAGTCCCTGACCAATGCGATGCGGCATGCGCCGGCCGCGACCGCGATCCGCGTGCGGGTCGACGGCGGCGCTCCGGGCGACGACGCCCGGTCGGTGACCGCCGAGATCGTCAACGACGGCGCGCGCCCCGCCTCGAGCGCGGGCGGGTACGGACTGCAAGGACTGTACGAGCGCGTGGCCCACGTGGGCGGGACGATCGAGGCGGGACCGGCGGGCGCGGACGAGTGGCGTGTGCGCGCCGTGCTGCCCGCGGGGTCGGAGAGGATCGGAGGATGAGCGAGCGCATCCGGGTCCTCCTGGTCGACGACCAGGAGCTCATCCGCGTCGGCTTCCGTCTCGTCCTCGAGGCCGAGCCGGACCTGGAGGTCGTGGGCGAGGCGGCCGACGGCGAGGCGGCCGTGCGCGCCGTCGCGGTCCACTCCCCCGACGTCGTGCTGATGGATGTCCGGATGCCGCGGCTCGATGGGATCGCGGCGACCGAGCGGATCGTGCGCGCACACCCGCGCACCCGGGTCCTGGTGCTCACGACCTTCGACCTGGACGAGTACGCCTTCGGGGCGCTGGAGGCGGGCGCCGGCGGGTTCCTGCTCAAGGACGCGCACCGGCAGGAGCTGATCGGCGCGATCCGAGCCGTGTCCCGAGGGGATGCGGTGCTCTCCCCCCGGGTGACACGGCAGGTCATCGACCGGATGACCCGGGCTCAGCGCCGTCCGCCCGGACCCGATCCGCTCGCGGGGCTGACCGAGCGCGAGCGCGACGTCTTCCTCGCGATCGGCCGCGGTCTCACCAACGGCGAGATCGCGCAGGAGCTGTACCTCAGCGAGTCGACCGTGAAGACGCACGTCGGCCGGGTGCTGGCCAAGACCGGGTCGCGCGACCGCGTGCACGCCGTCATCCTCGCCCACCGGCTGGGACTCGCCGACGACACGGCCGGGTGAGCGGCGCCCAGCCGGCACCCACGCAGGCCTCGTTAGGATCGGACACGATGGGCATCCACCTCTCCGACTCCGCCGAGTCCCCGACCCTCTGGGCTCAGATCCTCCAGATCGGCGGCGACATCGGCCTCAAGCTGATCGGCGTCGCGATCATCATCGCCGTGTGCGTCGTGATCGCGATCGTGCTGCGCCTCGCCATCCGCCGCATCGTGAACCGCATCGTCAACGGCGCCAAGAACAAGGCGAACGTCGACGACACCCGCTCGATCGAGGTCTCCCCGCTCGCGCAGGTGCGCATCGTGCAGCGCACGCGCACGCTCGGCACGATCCTGCAGAACATCGTCAACGTGGCCGTCGTGATCATCGGGATCGTGCTCGTGATCAACACGCTCGCCCCGAGCGTGCTCGGCTCGCTGACTCTGCTGACCGCCGCCGTGGGCGCGGGCCTCGGCTTCGGCGCGCAGAACATCGTGAAGGACGTCCTGAACGGCATCTTCCTCGTCGCGGAGGACCAGGTCGGCATCGGCGACGTCGTCGATCTCGGCCTCGCCACGGGCGTGGTCGAGTACGTGAGCGTCCGCATCACGCACGTGCGCGACGTCAACGGCACCCTGTGGTACGTGCGCAACGGCGAGGTCACCCGCATCGGCAACATGTCGCAGGGCTGGTCGCGCGTCATCATCGACCTCGCGGTTCCCGCCGACGCCGACCTCGACGCCGTCGAGAAGGCCATGCTGGATGCCGCCAAGGCGCTGGCGAAGGACCCCAAGTGGCGCGCGCGCATCATCGAGCAGCCGGAGATCTGGGGCCTCGAGTCCATCTCGGGCGACGCGCTCGTCATCCGGCTGGTCCTGAAGACCCGCTCGAACGCGAAGGACGATGTGGCGCGCGAGCTGCGGATGCGGCTCAAGCGCGCGATCGACGAGATGGGCGTGAAGCTGCCGCAGCTGAACTCCATCACCCTGACCGGCATGGACGGAGCCATGAGCATCCGCGGCGCCCGCCCGCCGAAGACCCGCCCGACCCCGATCGCCAAGGACGACGCACGCCCGGTGTGGCGGCACAAGCGCGGCGGCAAGCCCGCGACCCCGCCCGAGACCCCCACGGATCCGGAGATATGACCGACACGCCCCTGAGCTTCTACGACGAGATCGGCGGTCACGAGGTCTTCGTCCGACTGGTCGACGTCTTCTACGACGGCGTGGCAGAGGACGAGCTGCTGCGTCCCATGTACCCCGAGGAGGACCTCGGCCCCGCCAAGGAGCGCCTCCTGCTGTTCCTGGAGCAGTACTGGGGCGGCCCCTCGACCTACAGCCAGCGACGGGGCCACCCGCGGCTCCGGATGCGTCACGCGCCCTTCGCCGTCAACCCGGAGGCGCGCGACCGGTGGCTGGCGCACATGCGCGCCGCCGTCGACGCGCTCGGGCTTCCTCCCCTGCACGAGGAGACGCTCTGGGACTACCTGCACCGCGCGGCGTATGCCATGGTGAACACGTTCGAGCCCAGCGGCATCGGACCGGCCGCGGCAGGACGCGACGGCGGCACGTTGCCGCTGCGCACCACGGAGCCTCCCGCGGGAGAGCGCTGACAGCCACCGACGAAGGAGTCGCCATGACCGAGACCCGCCACGCCGCAGACGTGCTCGTGATCGGGTGGGGGCTGGCGGGGCTCGTCGCGGCCGCCGAAGCCGCCCGCGCGGGCCGACGCGTCATCCTCGTGGACCAGGAGGCGCGCGCGAACCTGGGCGGTCAGGCCTGGTGGTCCTTCGGCGGCCTGTTCCTCGTCGACTCGCCGGAACAGCGCCGCCTCGGGATCCGCGACAGCGCCGAGCTCGCGCGGCAGGACTGGTTCGCCACGGCCGGTTTCGATCGGGAGGAGGACGCCTGGCCTCGGCGGTGGGCGGAGGCCTACCTCGACTTCGCTCACCACGAGAAACGTGCGTGGCTGGTGCAGAAGGGCGTCCGCTTCTTCCCCATCGTGGGATGGGCCGAGCGCGGCGGCTATCTGGCGACCGGTCCCGGCAACTCGGTCCCCCGCTTCCACGTCACCTGGGGCACGGGACCGGGCGTCGTCGCGCCGTTCCAGGCCGAGGTCGAGGAGGCCGAGAGCGAGGGGAGGATCACGATCCTGTCGCGCCATCGCGTGCGCGAGCTGACCCGGCACGACGGCGCGGTGACCGGTGCGACGGGCGAGATGCTCGCTCCGACCGGCGCAGGGCGCGGCGAGGCGAGCGGCCGCGAGATCGTCGGCTCCTTCACGATCGAGGCCGGCGCGACGATCGTCGCCAGCGGCGGCATCGGCGGAAACCACGACCTCGTCCGCGCGCACTGGCCGCAGCGCCTCGGCACCCCGCCCGAGACGATGGTCACGGGCGTGCCCGCCTACGTCGACGGCGCGATGCTGGAGACGGCCGAGCGCGGCGGTGCGCGGCTCATCAACCGTGACCGGATGTGGCATTACGTCGAGGGCATCCAGAACTGGGATCCGATCTGGCCGGGCCACGGCATCCGCATCCTCCCCGGCCCGTCATCGATCTGGCTCGACGCGACCGGCGCTCGGCTGCCCGTGCCGCTGTTCCCCGGGTTCGACACGCTCGGCACCCTCGC
It includes:
- a CDS encoding ferrochelatase translates to MTTIDTEPLSSAPVPFASAAASAGPAHVTVPVAYDGILLAGFGGPEGQDDVIPFLRNVTRGRGIPDERLEEVAHHYRHFGGVSPINAQNRALKAALEAELARRGIDLPVYWGNRNWAPYLSEAVTEAATAGDTTLLAIATSAYSSFSSCRQYREDYARVLTETGLGDRVTIDKVRQFFDHPGFVAPFVAGVTDAVRGIVEEGVAAERIAILFSTHSIPTADAQRSGPRDVDFGPGGAYQAQHEAVAAYVMAQVVAAIPDAAATPWELVFQSRSGPASQPWLEPDVCDVIAELPGRGAEAVVVVPVGFVSDHMEVLWDLDTEAVEAAEEAGLRVVRAPTPGVDPAYVAGLVDLVEERLQGLPVADRPHVTDLGPWFDVCRPGCCENVRAGFKPAAAGMAP
- a CDS encoding helix-turn-helix transcriptional regulator; translated protein: MPISHRERPLYEIKANLFKGLAHPLRIRILELLSTAPEVSVADLQRETGLEASHLSQHLSVLRRHRLVTSERRASHVFYRLAEPRVADLLATARALLLDIVAADGDRAAAAAALPRIEVAG
- a CDS encoding SulP family inorganic anion transporter encodes the protein MTRLARAGAAARALLPGPRDYRMLRRTWRGDLVSGVTVGIVALPLALGFGVSSGLSAEAGLVTAIVAGVLAAVFGGSNVQVSGPTGAMVVVLVPIVAAHGPGAVVVVTLLAGVIVLAAGALRLGRTVSFIPWPVIEGFTLGIAVIIFMQEVPFATSGHTAAAGEHSSNAIVAAVQSILAADWTYVPWSLAAIAIVTACMLLAPRIHRAIPGSLVGIVLVTLLALVVPTPLARIGALPASLPAPVLPSLDTATLGALLLPAVTVAALAAIESLLSARVAASLADTGPYDPDRELVGQGIASIGSAMFGGMPATGAIARTAVNVRSGGRSRLAAIVHAIVLLLVVLVISGPVGSIPLAALAGVLMVTAVRMVQRATVSSILRSTRGDAILFVVTALVTVSVDLIVAVVIGVLCAAVFALRSLSRETAVVREPIAGAPQPGDDRIAVLRLDGPLFFAAAERVFDHVTRVEGVEVVVLRMSRLELVDATGARVLSEIVQALERRGVTVLIKGVQPGHEELFRTVGVLASLRHHRHLFTELDAAIAHARSHVARHAAPAG
- the pepN gene encoding aminopeptidase N, whose product is MPGENLTRIEAQERRAVVDTQSYDVVLDLTRGAEVFGSTTTVRFTATEGASTFIDLIARDVHRITLNGREIDASAAFAESRIALEGLAAQNELVVEADCLYTNTGEGLHRFVDPVDGEVYLYSQFEVPDSRRMFAVFEQPDLKAEFRFTVTAPVAWKVVSNSPTPEPVPAGEGTATWAFEPTPRISSYITALIAGPYEATFSELTSASGRVVPLGVYARKSLWQHLDADYVFEKTRQGFAYYEEKFGVPYPFAKYDQLFVPEFNAGAMENAGAVTFTETYVFRSKVTDAVKERRVVTILHELAHMWFGDLVTMKWWNDLWLNESFAEWASTIATAEATEWTEAWTTFNAMEKTWAYRQDQLPSTHPVVAEITDLEDVQVNFDGITYAKGGSVLKQLAAWVGIEAFFAGVGRYFQKHAFGNTELRDLLVELEATSGRDLSGWSKKWLETAGVNTLTPSIDEAADGTITRFAIIQTAPADYPTIRPHRLGVGFYSLRGDELVRVHRLELDVDGDRTDVAELVGLARPDLVLLNDDDLAYAKIRLDDRSLATAVAHLAKITDPLARSLVWGAAWDQTRDAEASASAYIDLVLGNIGSETESTTVRTTLGQLQLTANSYVAPEKREQTRAKVADGLWNLAQGAGAGSDSQLQFVTAFASAAATPAQFETVRALRDGAIVLDGLEIDADLSWALLVSLAAGGVVTTADIDAALAADNTAKGGEFAAQAKAALPSADAKREAWDRLVERDELPNTVLRSAAAGFTHPASRDLLAEYVTPYFDMLLPVWNGRTYQIASYLITGLYPAPLANAELRDATRAWLGQNADAPAALRRLVAENLAGVERALDVQSRDAED
- a CDS encoding ABC transporter ATP-binding protein; this translates as MITAEGLTKRFGDKTAVDDVSFTVQPGKVTGFLGPNGAGKSTTMRMIVGLDRPTAGRTTINGQSYAQLRAPLTEVGVLLDAKAVHTGRSARNHLRAMAATHGIPHSRVDEVIELTGIADVARKRAGKFSLGMGQRLGIAAALLGEPHTLILDEPVNGLDPEGVRWVREFVKYLARQGNTVLLSSHLMSEMAQTADHVIVLGRGKVLADAPLEDLVRAWTTHTVRVRSPRTAELAQAVAGAEVEIVTTGPDTLEIAGLPAARIGDLASDHGIPLHELTPMTGSLEDAYLALTVEAIEYKTKEIA